From the genome of Ananas comosus cultivar F153 linkage group 18, ASM154086v1, whole genome shotgun sequence, one region includes:
- the LOC109723769 gene encoding uncharacterized protein LOC109723769 isoform X3 — protein sequence MARSKRLRECEITTLNEVQLNSNEPSLVSQTQHTSEHDADASSNSDSDSASENEPQVQEQADHEYNDTLDIEDDQGHTRKKRGMTRAKDVWNLPNGHKIIIKCNKFGQPVKKGGGILGGWLGTLSRKGSFCSLSYNSWKKVPNTVKTELIQLTRTKFKLPMDNNVNAWILKSVSRKWKDYKCELKAKYMIEDYTEQQIVNVVPKEIVPQQWVDLVHYWFSEKSQLYSQIGRASRAKHTTPHTTGSMSFARNRHKFEKENQREPGRIEFFAITHKSKDGSYINTAASNFVNDAMVKVNANIASGSSTSIVELENDAFIGIKGKDQYGRVRGYGIGVVPTQVLGPQAYIGGVRYDDNTEEVQRLKSKIQVMEDTYESRLVGMQEEYESKLAKIHQNYESRMSGMQSQLSELTSIMLNFVRPSDILGAESRGRPST from the exons ATGGCTAGATCAAAGAGGTTGAGAGAATGTGAGATCACAACATTAAATGAAGTTCAATTGAATAGTAATGAACCATCACTAGTCTCACAAACACAGCATACCTCAGAACATGATGCAGATGCAAGCTCAAATAGTGATTCTGATTCTGCCTCTGAAAATGAGCCTCAAGTCCAAGAACAAGCCGATCATGAATATAATGACACGTTAGATATAGAAG ATGACCAAGGACACACAAGGAAAAAACGAGGAATGACACGTGCGAAGGACGTATGGAACTTGCCTAATGGgcacaaaattataattaaatgtAACAAATTTGGACAGCCAGTAAAGAAAGGGGGTGGCATCCTTGGAGGTTGGCTTGGGACTCTTTCACGAAAAGGAAGTTTCTGTTCTCTTAGCTACAACAGTTGGAAGAAAGTGCCTAACACAGTGAAAACAGAACTTATTCAATTAACTCGG ACTAAATTTAAACTGCCTATGGACAATAATGTCAATGCCTGGATATTAAAATCAGTTAGTCGAAAATGGAAGGATTATAAATGTGAACTAAAAGCAAAATACATGATAGAGGACTATACAGAGCAACAAATAGTGAATGTTGTTCCGAAGGAAATTGTGCCTCAACAGTGGGTGGACCTTGTGCATTACTGGTTTTCAGAAAAAAGTCAG TTATACTCTCAGATAGGGCGAGCATCACGTGCAAAACATACAACTCCTCACACAACAGGGTCTATGTCTTTTGCTAGAAATAGACACAAATTT GAAAAGGAAAATCAAAGAGAACCTGGACGTATTGAATTTTTTGCAATTACTCACAAATCAAAAGATGGGAGTTATATTAACACTGCAGCAAGTAACTTTGTA AATGATGCTATGGTGAAAGTGAATGCTAATATTGCTTCAGGATCTTCAACTTCAATTGTTGAATTGGAGAATGATGCTTTCATTGGCATAAAGGGAAAAGATCAATATGGTCGAGTAAGAGGATATGGAATTGGTGTAGTCCCAACTCAAGTACTTGGGCCACAAGCATATATCGGAGGTGTTCGATATGATGATAATACGGAAGAAGTACAAAGATTGAAATCAAAGATACAAGTGATGGAAGATACATATGAGTCAAGATTGGTTGGCATGCAAGAAGAATATGAATCAAAATTAGCGAAGATACATCAAAATTATGAATCAAGAATGAGTGGAATGCAATCTCAGTTGAGTGAACTCACCTCTATAATGTTAAACTTTGTCAGACCATCTGATATTTTAGGTGCCGAATCGAGGGGTCGTCCATCAACTTAA